In one Methanomassiliicoccales archaeon genomic region, the following are encoded:
- a CDS encoding pyridoxamine 5'-phosphate oxidase family protein has translation MVETVKMPTQVKETLQKQKPIPIATASKDGTPNVVFIGSLKIVDDETLLITDNFFYKTAKNLEENPKISVLCYDSETKRSFQIKGSVKVHKGDKVHEDLRAQVHAVNPKNPVKAAVVVKIEAVYDALWGPTAGTKIA, from the coding sequence GTGGTCGAAACGGTCAAGATGCCTACTCAAGTAAAGGAGACATTGCAGAAGCAGAAGCCCATACCCATCGCCACAGCGTCGAAGGACGGGACCCCGAACGTGGTCTTCATCGGCTCGCTAAAGATCGTGGACGATGAGACGCTGTTGATAACGGACAACTTCTTCTACAAGACGGCCAAGAACCTGGAGGAGAACCCGAAGATCTCCGTCCTGTGCTATGATTCGGAGACAAAGAGATCGTTCCAGATCAAGGGCTCCGTCAAAGTGCATAAGGGGGACAAGGTGCACGAGGACCTGAGGGCCCAGGTGCACGCCGTGAACCCCAAGAATCCCGTGAAAGCGGCCGTCGTGGTGAAGATCGAAGCGGTATACGATGCGCTGTGGGGTCCTACGGCGGGTACCAAAATCGCTTGA
- a CDS encoding dual specificity protein phosphatase family protein — MDWIDDFVAVGGWMDAISVHRRKEEGVELIIDARTLFDRGRDLKHTPRIEQLLRAGDMLVALSDLDAKVLIRCRKGKDRTLFLAMIYVSKKYGLSYRDAYARVKEKRPRIAYYWDWVEMLGSGKN; from the coding sequence ATGGACTGGATAGATGATTTCGTGGCCGTTGGAGGTTGGATGGATGCCATCTCCGTCCACAGGAGGAAAGAGGAGGGCGTTGAGCTGATCATCGACGCCCGGACGCTGTTCGACCGAGGCCGCGATCTCAAGCACACGCCAAGGATCGAGCAGCTGCTGCGGGCGGGGGACATGCTCGTGGCTCTTTCTGACCTCGACGCCAAAGTCCTCATCCGCTGCCGCAAGGGAAAGGACCGGACCCTCTTCTTGGCCATGATCTACGTGAGCAAGAAGTACGGCCTGAGCTACCGGGACGCCTACGCCCGCGTCAAAGAAAAACGGCCGCGGATCGCTTATTATTGGGATTGGGTGGAGATGCTCGGGTCCGGAAAGAATTGA